The following proteins are encoded in a genomic region of Apis mellifera strain DH4 linkage group LG14, Amel_HAv3.1, whole genome shotgun sequence:
- the LOC413977 gene encoding calsyntenin-1 — MLLAASAVFFGLTLGLSHASNSALESTPSSFNNHGAPRLDLDSPESGYHGLVKENETLVEVTPQIRAIGAKVCSFRIANKHHGEAPFEIVLKEKGMAELRALRVLNCEKRRNYKFDIEAVGCNGSLSENATVHITVVDVNEYAPQFLQPAYVSTVDEGRLYEEVVRVEASDRDCTPKFGDVCKYEILTADQPFIIDNEGAIRNTEPLDYERSHNYILSVVAYDCGMKQSAPAMVTVKVNRVCAPGWRGIPERVDYAAGVGSQPLLPSARLDLCDAPCILRNVRATLTLATDHIGKGCDRDTYGVRSQRKLCGASRDSVDLLPTPGPTTSWTASLSRDEGREADEIFEFDGVDSAAIVPNDVLEHTLAQKFTIGVWVKHRPRPRQDPHVKEHILCAADDHKMNRHHYALFIRNCRLILLLRRDFSEGDPNIFRPAEWRWKLSQVCDDKWHHYAVQVEFPHVTLFVDGEEWHTDEKNPEVIDDWPLHPAKGVNTTLVVGACWQGSDNKTKHHFRGYLAGLSVLVGRTEKPDVLSCLRRCQEGIHVPSMDLLQPGTQLLTNSDLTEVRIDGDNRTNVETLLRRIGYSNSRRFPTPGRRNFRLETTIVCEGSENNPLPVPTVQSYVTVLPPPRPGITVNGTGYVAREYADFRLGVRVFPDTRVTAGSAARLDACAVSVYPSLNPDHESLGLPGDALRRFRSITARVDRDGVVLSGADTPYNYQQLIRLIMYTNRKPAYYLDRVFKLTCSELSGRFASNEYVQTLAVIHPKEKTTVLPHSTPDEPPIARILEPAPGHVQLSPHHADLPEEYATAALREGNRSVGGATSSHAVTIVAVACICFLVLMAVVGAARVRGAAKRRPSAGDELAAETEMAWDDSALAITVNPMERLTEHDPHHQSQRDEDVDDSGSSDSEDGSYRDDDLDSSDCENDCEINNGRHRRHTSPHDLEWDHRDV; from the exons CTCCCCGATTGGATTTGGATAGTCCAGAAAGCGGATACCACGGCTTGGTGAAGGAAAATGAAACTTTGGTCGAGGTCACACCACAAATACGAGCTATAGGTGCTAAAGTCTGCTCCTTCCGTATCGCGAATAAACACCATGGCGAAGCGCCCTTCGAGATTGttttgaaagagaaaggaatggCAGAACTCAGGGCGCTACGAGTTCTGAACTGCGAGAAACGGCGTAATTACAAGTTTGATATCGAAGCTGTTGGCTGCAACGGATCATTATCGGAAAA cGCCACGGTGCATATTACTGTAGTGGACGTGAATGAATACGCACCACAGTTTCTACAACCGGCCTATGTCAGTACCGTGGACGAAGGACGCCTATACGAAGAAGTGGTTCGTGTCGAGGCGTCCGACAGAGATTGTACCCCAAAATTCGGTGATGTATGCAAGTATGAAATTTTGACAGCCGATCAACCGTTCATCATCGACAATGAAGGAGCGATACGCAACACCGAGCCGTTGGATTACGAGCGATCTCATAATTACATCTTGAGCGTGGTAGCGTACGATTGTGGTATGAAGCAATCCGCGCCAGCTATGGTCACCGTTAAGGTCAATCGTGTTTGCGCGCCTGGCTGGAGAGGGATTCCAGAAAGAGTGGATTATGCCGCTGGTGTGGGCTCTCAACCTTTGCTTCCTTCCGCAAGGCTGGATCTTTGCGATGCTCCCTGCATATTACGCAATGTTCGAGCCACTTTGACTCTCGCCACGGACCATATAGGGAAAGGTTGTGATCGCGATACATACGGCGTGCGCAGCCAACGTAAGTTGTGCGGTGCATCTCGCGATAGCGTAGATTTATTGCCAACGCCCGGGCCTACTACTTCCTGGACGGCATCTTTGTCCCGAGACGAAGGGAGAGAGGCGGACGAAATTTTCGAGTTCGATGGGGTAGATTCCGCTGCTATTGTGCCCAATGATGTGCTCGAGCACACTCTAGCACAGAAATTTACGATTGGAGTTTGGGTGAAACATCGACCTCGTCCTAGACAAGATCCTCACGTTAAAGAGCATATTTTGTGCGCTGCCGATGATCACA AAATGAATAGACATCATTATGCCCTGTTTATTAGAAACTGCAGACTGATTTTACTACTTAGACGCGATTTCTCAGAGGGTGATCCTAATATCTTCCGGCCTGCCGAATGGCGTTGGAAATTAAGCCAAGTATGCGACGATAAGTGGCATCATTATGCCGTTCAAGTCGAATTTCCCCACGTGACGTTGTTCGTTGACGGGGAAGAATGGCACACGGATGAGAAGAATCCCGAAGTTATCGACGATTGGCCACTTCACCCTGCGAAAGGTGTTAACACGACACTCGTTGTCGGTGCGTGTTGGCAAGGTTCCGACAACAAGACGAAACATCATTTCCGTGGCTATCTGGCTGGATTATCGGTACTAGTTGGAAGGACCGAGAAACCGGACGTGTTGTCCTGTTTGCGCCGTTGCCAGGAAGGTATCCACGTTCCATCGATGGATTTGCTCCAACCAGGGACCCAATTGCTCACCAATTCCGACCTAACAGAGGTACGAATCGATGGAGATAACCGTACTAACGTCGAAACGCTTCTCCGTCGCATAGGTTATTCCAATTCGAGACGATTCCCAACTCCGGGCCGTCGTAACTTCCGTTTAGAAACCACGATCGTCTGCGAGGGCAGTGAAAACAATCCCCTCCCGGTACCAACCGTTCAATCGTACGTCACAGTTCTACCACCGCCCCGTCCCGGTATTACTGTCAATGGTACTGGTTACGTGGCCAGGGAATACGCAGATTTTCGCCTAGGTGTACGCGTATTTCCAGACACTCGTGTCACTGCCGGCTCTGCTGCCAGATTAGACGCATGCGCGGTCAGCGTTTACCCGAGTCTCAATCCCGATCACGAAAGTTTAGGTTTGCCGGGCGACGCTCTGCGCAGATTCCGCTCCATCACCGCGCGTGTAGATCGGGATGGTGTTGTTCTCTCAGGCGCTGACACGCCTTATAATTATCAGCAATTGATACGTCTTATAATGTACACAAATCGGAAGCCAGCTTATTATCTCGACCGTGTGTTTAAATTGACTTGTTCCGAGCTTAGCGGCCGTTTCGCGAGCAACGAATACGTACAAACGCTGGCCGTTATTCATCCGAAAGAGAAAACTACCGTTCTCCCCCACTCCACCCCCGACGAACCACCGATTGCAAGAATTTTGGAACCAGCGCCTGGCCACGTGCAATTGTCTCCTCATCACGCGGATTTGCCCGAGGAATACGCAACGGCTGCGCTTCGCGAAGGAAATAGAAGCGTCGGAGGCGCGACCAGCAGTCATGCAGTCACGATTGTTGCGGTCGCCTGCATCTGTTTCTTGGTTTTGATGGCGGTGGTAGGAGCAGCAAGAGTTAGAGGAGCTGCGAAAAGACGACCATCCGCTGGAGATGAATTGGCTGCTGAAACTGAAATGGCTTGGGACGATTCTGCGCTTGCTATCACGGTGAATCCGATGGAAAGGCTCACGGAGCATGATCCTCATCATCAAAGTCAGAGAGACGAGGATGTGGATGATTCAGGAAGTTCAGACTCGGAAGATGGATCGTACAGAGATGATGATTTAGACAGTTCTGATTGCGAGAATGATTGCGAGATAAACAACGGGCGACATCGCCGTCACACTTCACCCCACGATTTGGAATGGGATCATCGTGAtgtctaa